A genomic stretch from Thiomicrorhabdus sp. includes:
- a CDS encoding TonB-dependent receptor produces the protein MKSPDSPLQIKAILLQAGLIATLPALAPLAHAEETTRLEGVQVLGEKMQRTEQETITGNTVMTDQDIEKKNAKTLLEIVQQTPNVTVGGFGGIANIRGADGNGGGKSSLAWRGATRARTSTVVDGVNQIWTGGNMLNNDLWDVEQVEVLRGPQSTVQGRSAAGGAIVMKTKDPSFEQEAAVRLGAQQANGKAMRQIAGMVSGPVNDALAYRLSGNFTQGDHFIKHIDDDPAYDYNRDPDELEQQDIKAKLLWLPEEIPELAVRFDYQHQSQKGPYINQVELGDDGDYKAPMSVVNHRIGNTTLDSFATKLDYELDDRRSINFIASYSNFDSGYYHNQSASSFKMDSWDQNNISLEGRLNYRSLDGNFKGMLGTSYIEDDRKLYIYRVASGAALFDGTTNNQTLSLFGEGEYAVTDKTDFIFGGRIEKERQDRSLSSTAASSRKEMDETFLLPKIGARYTIDQDHTLGVDLRKGYTPGGIGMDVDSSNIYEYETEYVTALELSSKNRFWEQRATLNLNLFYNRYEDYQAAVGRALDNVDLATTYGLELESRIQLSRKTELYANASLLRTKVDEFKDNTAWEGNELPFSADKTIGFGINHAFSGHFNAGANVKYVGEYYVDLDNTSGAATGQDKAGDYTLVNINAAYQIGKSTTLKGYVSNLFDEYAVNYYFVGTNTQDVLPPRTLGLTLDHKF, from the coding sequence ATGAAATCACCAGACTCTCCTCTGCAGATTAAAGCAATTCTTTTACAGGCCGGCCTTATTGCCACTCTGCCGGCATTGGCGCCTCTCGCACACGCCGAAGAAACGACCCGGCTTGAAGGTGTCCAGGTACTCGGCGAAAAAATGCAACGTACCGAACAGGAAACCATTACAGGTAACACGGTAATGACCGACCAGGACATCGAAAAGAAAAATGCCAAAACACTTCTGGAAATCGTTCAACAAACGCCAAACGTCACCGTTGGGGGATTTGGTGGGATTGCCAATATTCGCGGCGCTGACGGCAATGGCGGAGGAAAATCCTCTCTGGCCTGGCGCGGTGCCACAAGAGCCCGAACCAGCACCGTTGTCGACGGCGTTAATCAAATCTGGACCGGCGGAAACATGTTGAACAACGACCTGTGGGATGTTGAACAAGTCGAAGTTTTGCGCGGTCCGCAATCCACCGTTCAAGGACGTTCGGCGGCAGGCGGCGCCATAGTGATGAAAACCAAAGACCCCAGTTTCGAACAGGAAGCTGCCGTCAGACTGGGTGCGCAGCAGGCAAACGGAAAAGCCATGCGCCAGATCGCCGGGATGGTATCGGGCCCGGTCAATGACGCTCTGGCCTATCGCCTCAGCGGAAACTTTACACAAGGCGATCACTTCATCAAGCACATCGACGATGACCCGGCCTACGACTATAACCGCGATCCCGACGAGCTGGAACAACAGGACATCAAAGCCAAACTTCTATGGCTGCCGGAAGAAATTCCCGAATTGGCCGTGCGCTTCGACTACCAGCACCAAAGCCAGAAAGGCCCCTATATTAATCAGGTCGAACTGGGAGACGATGGAGATTATAAAGCACCTATGAGCGTGGTGAATCATCGCATCGGCAACACAACACTCGACAGTTTTGCCACTAAACTGGACTACGAACTGGACGACCGCAGATCCATCAACTTCATCGCATCCTACAGCAATTTCGATAGCGGTTATTACCACAACCAGAGTGCCAGCTCCTTCAAAATGGATTCCTGGGATCAGAACAATATCTCGCTGGAAGGCCGCCTGAATTACCGATCCCTGGATGGCAACTTCAAAGGCATGCTTGGAACCTCCTACATTGAAGACGACCGCAAGCTCTACATCTACCGCGTCGCCAGCGGCGCAGCATTGTTTGACGGCACCACTAACAATCAGACGCTATCACTATTCGGCGAAGGTGAATACGCAGTTACCGACAAAACCGACTTTATTTTCGGTGGGCGGATCGAAAAAGAGAGACAGGATCGAAGCCTGTCCTCCACCGCCGCGTCATCGCGTAAAGAAATGGATGAAACCTTTCTGTTGCCGAAAATCGGAGCGCGTTACACCATTGATCAAGACCACACCCTGGGTGTCGACTTACGCAAAGGCTACACCCCCGGCGGCATCGGTATGGACGTCGATTCCAGTAATATCTACGAATACGAAACCGAATATGTCACCGCATTGGAGCTGAGTTCGAAAAACCGTTTCTGGGAGCAGCGCGCGACTTTGAACCTCAATCTGTTCTATAACCGTTACGAAGATTATCAGGCCGCCGTAGGACGCGCACTTGACAATGTCGATCTGGCGACAACCTACGGTCTGGAGCTGGAAAGCAGAATCCAACTGAGCAGAAAAACCGAACTCTATGCAAATGCCAGCCTGCTTCGAACCAAAGTCGACGAATTCAAAGACAACACCGCCTGGGAAGGCAATGAATTACCTTTCTCGGCAGACAAAACCATTGGCTTCGGTATTAACCACGCCTTCAGCGGCCACTTCAATGCCGGAGCCAATGTCAAATACGTTGGCGAATACTATGTCGATCTGGACAATACCTCCGGTGCTGCGACCGGACAGGATAAAGCCGGAGACTACACGTTGGTCAATATCAATGCCGCCTACCAGATCGGTAAGTCCACCACGCTTAAAGGCTATGTCAGCAACCTGTTCGACGAATATGCGGTCAACTATTACTTTGTCGGCACCAACACTCAAGACGTATTGCCGCCAAGAACCCTTGGACTTACTCTTGACCACAAATTTTAA
- a CDS encoding AraC family transcriptional regulator has protein sequence MKHLTLTDTDLQELFLADLACDCNLIDQSFCRMKMHSEKIDDRIFYMHSQIRTRQALRIKMHSDFFSGFLGIHFHLNGTSINYLEGWSTPLPATGQQIVISYAPIAAGFSDFNPHCTVTSSGIFLDCTLLLQLLENDPRPQVNRLFAPIFEQPDQAYTLVTTMTPSILQLVSELQNQSRIGLFNGFSRRGKMYELLQQVVEQVIKEKCSASSEIKLGINDVMKLEQVKQLLKNDIQSPPSLTQLAKLVGLNEFKLKRGFKQLNQQTVFEYLHQLRMQHAASLLCKTHQPVVEIAQQSGYCNHGHFSSAFRQFYGKAPTAFRKTCH, from the coding sequence ATGAAACACCTGACACTGACAGATACGGATCTGCAGGAATTGTTTCTTGCCGATTTAGCCTGCGACTGCAACCTGATAGACCAGTCTTTCTGTCGAATGAAAATGCATTCCGAAAAAATAGACGATCGCATTTTCTACATGCACAGTCAGATCCGCACTCGGCAAGCATTACGCATAAAGATGCATTCCGACTTTTTCTCGGGCTTCCTTGGGATTCACTTTCACCTGAACGGTACCTCGATTAATTACCTTGAAGGTTGGTCCACTCCACTGCCGGCGACCGGTCAACAAATCGTTATAAGCTATGCTCCCATCGCAGCTGGTTTCAGCGATTTTAATCCTCACTGCACTGTGACATCGAGTGGTATTTTTCTTGATTGCACTTTACTGCTGCAACTACTGGAAAACGACCCCCGCCCTCAGGTCAACCGTTTATTTGCCCCCATATTTGAACAACCCGACCAAGCCTACACCCTCGTTACCACCATGACACCATCCATCCTTCAACTGGTCTCGGAACTGCAAAATCAAAGCCGCATCGGCCTCTTTAACGGCTTCTCCCGCCGGGGAAAAATGTATGAATTGCTCCAACAGGTCGTCGAACAGGTCATTAAAGAAAAATGTTCCGCATCATCGGAAATCAAACTCGGTATTAACGATGTCATGAAGCTGGAACAGGTCAAACAACTCCTGAAAAACGACATCCAATCTCCTCCCAGCCTCACACAGCTTGCCAAACTCGTTGGCCTGAACGAATTCAAGCTGAAACGCGGTTTCAAACAACTCAACCAGCAAACCGTATTCGAATATCTGCACCAGCTCAGAATGCAACACGCGGCTTCATTATTATGCAAGACACACCAACCGGTCGTCGAAATCGCCCAGCAAAGCGGCTACTGCAATCACGGCCACTTTTCGAGCGCTTTCCGTCAATTTTATGGAAAAGCCCCTACCGCTTTTCGCAAAACCTGCCACTGA
- a CDS encoding TonB-dependent siderophore receptor, translating to MNFSARPKLLPLLIWSLSSPAFAQADEKNSQTELQGVTVTANKIEENIQDVPQSITVIDQYELEEKGIRSVPDVIREIPNMNVNPMGGNQVSFRGLTTSIFTNNNPVVIYIDGVPTSSRYGFDASLANVERVEVLRGPQGTLYGKDAIGAVINIVTKEPDNAWHGKLGMEAGSQNRRSAIFDTSGALIKDRLYLGLNGLLSADDGWIENTQPGMPKHANTDEQQKFGAYLLYKPSERLKAKLNIIHEETENHWWDGYALPGGSGVSDFHRDNAEKIAFDVPQIEQGTTDAQSLNIGYEFDHLNLESTTVHKNFVLDGVYDSDFGTDSSYAGLRQLNDNETETLSQEFRFSSKNSIGMRWVSGLYLEDEERTQAPYGMEFPGGDGYNYLMNAESVTNSTTQAAFGQLILPVAENLELTLGGRLQRIEKEIDLQMYYLPVGTSGPAMYTLEDKKTWDAFLPKVALSYKLAPSWTTYASYSKGYMPGGYNYFSTQGNADENSFEPQTSNNYEIGIKGQFEDLSLSANIFHMDIEDIHVYKAIGTTYLTDNAEKAHSQGIELEANWYATQNLQFSATLGFINAKYDKYNNGYTDFEGRNIIETPSQTARFGIAYTSPENWYARMDVANQGSLYYYDDANKKMVKRKGYTTVDLRAGYRLTDWEIYAFAKNLTDEEYITGYMSSSSTSVATFGDPRTFGLGAHYHF from the coding sequence ATGAATTTTTCTGCTCGCCCCAAATTACTACCACTGCTGATATGGTCTCTCTCCTCGCCGGCGTTTGCCCAGGCGGACGAAAAAAATTCGCAGACCGAACTGCAAGGCGTAACCGTTACCGCCAATAAAATCGAAGAAAACATTCAAGATGTACCGCAAAGTATCACGGTTATCGACCAATACGAACTGGAAGAAAAAGGCATCCGCTCCGTTCCGGATGTCATTCGGGAAATCCCGAATATGAACGTGAACCCGATGGGAGGAAATCAGGTCAGTTTCCGCGGATTAACCACGTCAATTTTCACAAATAACAACCCGGTGGTCATCTACATAGACGGCGTTCCGACCTCTTCTCGATATGGTTTCGATGCCTCTCTGGCAAACGTCGAACGAGTCGAGGTTCTACGCGGCCCTCAAGGAACGCTGTATGGTAAAGATGCCATCGGTGCCGTCATCAACATCGTCACCAAAGAACCGGATAACGCTTGGCATGGCAAGCTGGGCATGGAAGCCGGAAGCCAGAACCGGCGCAGCGCCATCTTCGATACCAGCGGCGCGCTGATCAAAGACCGTTTGTACCTGGGCTTAAACGGCCTGTTAAGTGCCGATGACGGTTGGATTGAAAACACCCAGCCAGGGATGCCGAAGCACGCCAATACCGACGAACAGCAAAAATTCGGTGCCTACCTTCTGTACAAGCCCAGCGAACGCCTGAAAGCGAAATTAAATATCATCCATGAAGAAACCGAAAACCACTGGTGGGACGGCTATGCGTTACCCGGCGGCTCCGGGGTTTCCGATTTCCATCGGGATAACGCCGAAAAAATTGCTTTTGACGTCCCTCAAATCGAACAAGGCACCACCGACGCGCAGAGCCTGAATATCGGCTATGAATTCGACCACCTCAATCTGGAATCCACAACCGTACACAAAAACTTTGTTCTGGATGGCGTTTACGACTCCGATTTCGGCACCGATTCTTCTTATGCGGGACTCAGACAATTAAACGATAACGAAACGGAAACCTTATCGCAGGAATTCCGGTTCAGCAGCAAAAATTCGATCGGAATGCGCTGGGTATCCGGTCTGTATCTTGAAGATGAAGAACGTACCCAGGCGCCTTACGGCATGGAATTTCCAGGAGGAGACGGCTACAACTACTTGATGAATGCCGAATCGGTGACGAACAGTACTACTCAAGCGGCTTTCGGACAATTGATTCTACCCGTCGCCGAAAATCTGGAACTGACACTTGGAGGACGTTTACAGCGCATTGAAAAAGAGATTGACCTGCAGATGTATTATCTGCCAGTCGGTACAAGCGGCCCGGCCATGTACACTCTTGAAGACAAAAAAACCTGGGACGCATTCCTGCCAAAAGTCGCCTTGAGCTACAAGCTGGCCCCTTCCTGGACAACTTACGCATCTTACTCAAAAGGCTATATGCCCGGCGGTTACAACTATTTTTCTACTCAGGGCAACGCTGATGAAAACAGCTTTGAGCCGCAAACTTCCAACAATTACGAAATCGGAATCAAAGGCCAGTTTGAAGACCTAAGCTTATCGGCCAATATTTTTCACATGGATATAGAAGACATTCACGTCTACAAAGCCATCGGAACCACCTACCTGACCGATAACGCCGAAAAAGCCCATTCGCAGGGAATCGAACTGGAAGCCAACTGGTATGCGACCCAAAACCTGCAATTCAGTGCGACCTTAGGTTTTATCAATGCCAAATACGACAAATATAACAACGGCTATACCGATTTCGAAGGCCGCAATATTATTGAGACGCCATCCCAGACAGCCCGTTTCGGCATTGCCTATACCTCGCCGGAAAATTGGTATGCTCGAATGGACGTCGCCAACCAGGGCAGCCTCTATTATTACGACGATGCCAATAAAAAAATGGTCAAACGGAAAGGCTATACCACCGTTGATCTTCGAGCAGGCTACCGTCTGACCGATTGGGAAATCTATGCCTTTGCCAAGAATCTGACCGACGAAGAATATATCACCGGATACATGTCCTCATCCTCTACTTCGGTTGCAACTTTCGGAGATCCGAGAACCTTCGGATTGGGCGCTCACTACCACTTCTAA
- the dmeF gene encoding CDF family Co(II)/Ni(II) efflux transporter DmeF, with product MVITSKPWTRNCSTAAQIRHAHDFGQGQLQKAEKRAWAVALLTLVVMFVEIGAGLMTGSMALLADGIHMGGHAIALGLAAAAYYLARRYSQDRRLSFGSGKIKDLAAYTSALFLALSSIWLVVESIHRLLNPETLYALEAMIVAVIGLVVNGLSILLLAGAHDHDHHHHGHDHGHHHGHAHSHSHSHDHAHDHHHTPHHNHDHGHDNNMKAALFHVMADAITSVAAIVGLAAAWMWGWNWLDPVIALVAAVLIIRWSWGLMKNTGAILLDAEAPADLRAQIQQRLQSVGQTEITDLHLWAVGQGSWTLVASVVTHQALSPNAFKAALDDIPSLYHPIIEVHRCDDCSSDGEQ from the coding sequence ATGGTGATCACATCCAAGCCCTGGACGCGAAACTGCTCAACCGCAGCACAGATCCGGCACGCACATGACTTTGGTCAAGGCCAACTGCAAAAAGCCGAAAAACGTGCCTGGGCGGTGGCGCTTTTAACGCTGGTGGTGATGTTTGTTGAAATCGGCGCCGGCCTGATGACCGGTTCCATGGCTTTGTTGGCCGACGGCATCCACATGGGCGGTCACGCCATCGCCTTAGGATTGGCAGCGGCAGCTTATTATCTGGCACGGCGCTATTCGCAAGACCGTCGTCTCAGTTTCGGCAGCGGAAAAATCAAAGACCTGGCCGCTTATACCAGTGCATTATTCCTGGCGTTGTCTTCCATCTGGCTGGTTGTTGAGTCGATTCATCGATTACTTAACCCGGAAACGCTTTATGCCTTGGAAGCGATGATTGTCGCGGTAATCGGTCTGGTGGTCAACGGCTTGTCCATTCTGCTGTTGGCCGGCGCGCATGACCATGACCATCACCATCATGGTCACGACCACGGGCATCATCATGGCCACGCCCATTCGCACAGTCATTCACATGATCACGCACACGACCATCATCACACCCCTCATCATAATCACGACCACGGTCACGATAATAATATGAAAGCCGCACTGTTTCATGTCATGGCCGATGCCATCACCTCGGTCGCGGCCATTGTCGGCCTGGCCGCAGCCTGGATGTGGGGCTGGAATTGGTTGGATCCCGTCATTGCACTGGTCGCGGCCGTTTTGATTATTCGCTGGTCTTGGGGCTTGATGAAAAATACCGGTGCCATTTTACTGGACGCCGAAGCCCCTGCCGATTTGCGTGCGCAAATCCAACAGCGTCTGCAATCCGTCGGTCAAACCGAAATCACCGACCTGCACCTATGGGCCGTCGGACAGGGCTCCTGGACATTGGTTGCCTCGGTAGTGACACACCAAGCCTTATCGCCCAATGCTTTCAAAGCCGCACTCGACGATATCCCCAGTCTTTACCACCCGATCATTGAAGTGCATCGATGCGATGATTGCTCATCCGACGGGGAACAATAA
- a CDS encoding MFS transporter yields MQPDTLTLPAEKTSLQNWFLLTSLYITQYLPLGFFFVALIAILRQQGTPLEQLSLIYFIGMFWVFKFLWAPLVDKFNFGRIGHYRGWLLLMQISVVITLYGLSQLNIADDFEFIFLLCMLIGLLSATQDVAADALVYRLVPGHERGIGNSIQIGGAMIGNLFGAGAILMLYPTIGWEGCVYLLMIGVLLSIVLLLRFKEPKFTFEHPSIGQSMKRLATFWKRPKGAHWFAILMVYPLGVSLAYGLITPMLVDAKWGLDSIGFVVNVIGSAVGILGAVSAGWLIKRYGRKNTIRLTVLFQLPGILLLLLVTQGFTDQVTVALVIAAYFLGYTPVSAVLYTLMMDHSSDDSPATDFALQYSIYSAVGFIAAGLATALAGQVGYMPIVLLAASTVFVAAYVTFKYPFKEY; encoded by the coding sequence ATGCAACCCGATACCCTAACCCTTCCGGCTGAAAAAACCAGTCTGCAAAACTGGTTTCTGCTGACCAGTCTGTACATCACACAATACCTGCCGCTTGGTTTCTTTTTCGTCGCCTTGATTGCCATTTTGCGCCAGCAGGGTACACCACTGGAACAACTCAGTCTGATTTATTTCATCGGTATGTTTTGGGTATTTAAATTCTTGTGGGCACCGCTGGTCGACAAGTTCAACTTCGGGCGTATCGGTCACTATCGCGGCTGGCTGCTACTGATGCAAATCAGCGTTGTCATCACGCTATACGGTCTCAGCCAACTGAATATCGCTGACGATTTTGAATTCATTTTTCTGTTATGCATGCTGATTGGCTTGCTTTCGGCCACTCAGGATGTCGCCGCCGATGCCTTGGTGTATCGCCTGGTTCCGGGACACGAACGCGGCATCGGCAACAGTATCCAAATCGGCGGCGCCATGATCGGCAACCTGTTTGGTGCCGGCGCTATCTTGATGCTGTACCCGACGATTGGCTGGGAAGGTTGCGTTTATCTGCTGATGATCGGGGTTCTGCTCTCCATTGTTTTATTACTGCGCTTTAAAGAACCGAAATTCACCTTTGAACACCCTTCTATCGGCCAATCGATGAAACGGTTGGCCACCTTCTGGAAACGCCCGAAAGGTGCGCACTGGTTTGCGATTCTCATGGTCTATCCGCTCGGCGTCAGTCTGGCATACGGCTTGATTACGCCCATGCTTGTGGATGCGAAATGGGGCTTGGACAGCATTGGGTTTGTCGTCAATGTCATCGGTTCGGCGGTCGGTATTTTGGGCGCAGTTTCCGCCGGCTGGTTGATTAAACGTTATGGCAGAAAAAACACCATTCGCCTGACAGTACTTTTTCAACTGCCGGGTATCTTGCTGTTATTGCTGGTCACCCAGGGATTTACCGACCAAGTCACCGTGGCGTTGGTGATTGCCGCCTATTTCCTCGGTTACACCCCGGTCAGCGCAGTGCTTTATACCCTGATGATGGATCATTCTTCCGATGATAGCCCGGCCACCGACTTTGCCCTGCAATACAGCATTTACAGTGCCGTCGGTTTTATTGCGGCGGGGCTTGCTACCGCGCTGGCCGGTCAGGTTGGCTATATGCCGATTGTCCTTTTGGCGGCTTCGACCGTGTTTGTCGCAGCCTACGTCACTTTCAAATATCCTTTTAAGGAGTATTAA
- a CDS encoding ABC transporter ATP-binding protein encodes MPNPQRDIITRKPGLWGVMAPVKGRINFAIFLGALSSLLVLAALVSLAWVIDSLLKEDAQVWMWVGLALLFTILGLSTKLAAFTLSHLAAFKLETILRTTMAEHLARLPLGFLIQNGSGALTKVMQDDVKALHAFVADSTPFYGRSTAMPLVTFVLLFLIDWRLALVATAVLILGVAVMSLAMKDHKALADQYDAERERINNTVIEFVQAMPVVRTFDDGTASFGRYEKALDAFREIFARWMQQSGTAAKAAMVVLSPLPTLIALFVAGGLLYANGQIEFSTWLAILLIGSGMAESIMPLMWLNHFIRKAQASALRIQELLKQPGLVLSDTPKSPQDASVSFDHVSFNYGIRSQNALQDTSFEVPSGTVTALVGPSGAGKSTAAKLIPRFWDVTSGAIRVGGVDVRDIEPEVLMEHVSFVFQDTFLFHDTLANNISLGLPNATREEIEAAAKAAQAHDFIQQLPQGYDTIAGDRGTRLSGGQRQRITIARAILQNRPIVVLDEATAFADPENEAALIQALANLMQGRTVIIIAHRLATIKDADQIVVFDQGKVAEKGQHQQLVDADGVYARLWRNYEKAQGWSLGSAADNASQSLQQEAS; translated from the coding sequence ATGCCTAATCCGCAACGGGATATCATTACCCGTAAACCGGGGCTTTGGGGCGTCATGGCGCCTGTAAAAGGCCGAATCAATTTTGCCATTTTTTTAGGTGCCCTGAGCAGCTTGCTGGTGCTGGCCGCGCTGGTCAGCCTGGCGTGGGTCATAGACAGCTTACTCAAAGAAGACGCTCAAGTCTGGATGTGGGTGGGATTAGCACTGTTGTTTACCATTTTAGGCTTATCCACCAAATTGGCCGCCTTTACACTCTCTCACTTGGCCGCCTTTAAACTGGAAACCATTTTAAGAACGACGATGGCCGAACATCTGGCTCGCTTACCTTTGGGCTTTTTGATTCAAAACGGTTCCGGCGCCTTAACCAAAGTCATGCAAGACGATGTCAAAGCACTGCATGCATTTGTCGCCGACAGCACGCCCTTCTACGGTCGCTCAACCGCCATGCCGTTGGTCACTTTTGTTTTGCTCTTCCTCATTGATTGGCGCCTGGCGCTGGTGGCGACCGCCGTTCTGATCCTCGGGGTTGCGGTAATGAGTCTGGCGATGAAAGATCACAAAGCCTTGGCGGATCAATACGATGCCGAGCGCGAAAGAATCAACAACACCGTTATCGAATTTGTTCAGGCGATGCCGGTGGTTCGCACCTTTGACGACGGCACCGCGTCGTTCGGACGCTACGAAAAAGCCTTGGACGCTTTCCGGGAAATTTTCGCCAGATGGATGCAACAATCCGGCACTGCCGCCAAAGCGGCGATGGTGGTCTTAAGCCCGCTACCGACGTTGATTGCCCTCTTTGTGGCCGGCGGCCTGCTGTACGCCAACGGGCAAATCGAATTTTCTACCTGGCTGGCAATCCTGCTGATCGGAAGCGGCATGGCCGAATCGATTATGCCGTTGATGTGGTTGAATCACTTTATCCGCAAAGCGCAGGCGAGCGCCCTGCGGATTCAGGAACTGTTAAAACAGCCAGGCCTGGTGCTTTCTGACACCCCGAAATCACCGCAAGACGCTTCGGTCAGTTTCGATCACGTCAGCTTCAATTACGGCATTCGCAGTCAAAACGCCTTGCAGGATACCAGCTTTGAAGTGCCCTCCGGTACGGTCACCGCATTAGTCGGGCCATCCGGCGCAGGCAAAAGCACCGCCGCCAAGCTGATTCCGCGTTTTTGGGACGTGACATCGGGTGCCATTCGTGTCGGTGGCGTCGATGTCCGCGACATCGAACCGGAAGTCTTAATGGAACACGTTTCTTTCGTTTTTCAGGACACCTTCCTGTTCCACGATACATTGGCCAACAATATCTCTCTCGGTTTACCGAATGCGACCCGAGAGGAAATCGAAGCGGCAGCCAAAGCCGCACAGGCACACGATTTTATTCAGCAACTTCCGCAGGGTTACGACACCATCGCCGGTGATCGCGGCACCCGTTTGTCGGGCGGTCAACGCCAGCGCATCACCATTGCCCGCGCCATTCTGCAAAATCGTCCGATTGTGGTGCTGGATGAAGCAACGGCTTTTGCCGACCCGGAAAACGAAGCCGCTTTGATTCAAGCCTTAGCCAACCTGATGCAGGGGCGCACCGTGATTATCATCGCGCACCGACTCGCCACCATCAAAGATGCCGACCAAATCGTGGTTTTCGACCAAGGTAAGGTCGCCGAAAAAGGCCAGCATCAGCAACTGGTGGATGCCGATGGCGTCTACGCACGTTTGTGGCGCAATTACGAGAAGGCACAAGGCTGGTCTTTAGGTTCCGCAGCAGACAACGCATCCCAATCTCTTCAACAGGAGGCATCTTGA